Genomic segment of Tepidanaerobacter syntrophicus:
GGCAGGAAGAGTTGATGCTGTAGTAGCTGATGAAATCCTTGCACGCTACTATATCAAACAAAAAGGTTCAGATAAATACGTAATTCTTGATGAAGACTTTGGAAAAGAACAGTATGGGGTAGGCTTTAGGAAACAAGATAAAAAGCTTTTGGAAATGGTCAATAATACACTTGATGAAATGAAAAAAGATGGAACCTATGAAACTATATACAAAAAATGGTTTGCAGAATAAAGAAACAGGAAACCGGTAATAGCTTTGTAGGACAATACAAGAAATCATCACAAAAGTAAAGGAAAATTATCATGCTTGAATACATTTTAATACTTATGCCGGCTTTACTTTCAGGGCTCGAAGTAACTTTAAAGGTATTTTTCTTTACGCTTATTCTTTCTATTCCTTTAGGGATTTTAGTGGCATTGGGAAGACTTTCTAAGATTAAACCTTTAGTGCTGTTGATGGAGCTTTACATCTGGGTTATGCGGGGAACACCATTGCTTTTGCAGATAGTAGTAATATTTTTTGGACTGCCTATTATCGGCATAACTTTTGACAGGTTCCCCGCTGCCATCCTGGCATTTGCTCTAAACTACGCGGCATATTTCGGTGAAATCTTTAGAGGTGGTATTGAGGCTATTGATAAAGGACAATATGATGCGGCAAAAGTCCTTGGATTTAGCCCGCGGCAAACTTTTGTAAGGATTATACTTCCCCAAATGATAAAAATTGTTTTGCCGTCAGTTGCAAATGAAGTAATAACACTTGTGAAGGACACATCCCTTGTATATGTAGTAGGGCTTGGAGAGCTTTTGCGCGCAGGAAAGATAGCATCGAACAGGGATGCTTCTCTGGTGCCTCTTATTGCGGTGGGATTTTTCTATTTAGCTTTGACAGCTATACTTACATTTGTTTTTCAAAAGTTAGAGAAAAGATATTCATATTTTCGATAAGGGGAATTAAATTATGGCAGTTCTTAGTGTAGAGGGCCTTTATAAAAGCTTTAAAGGCAAAGCTGTATTAAAAGATATAACTTTTCAACTTGCTCAAAATGAAATACTTGCGATAATTGGCCGCTCTGGTGTGGGAAAAACCACACTTTTAGGCTGCATTAACAATCTTGTCCGGTGCGACCGAGGCACAATAATAGTTGACGGGATGTACCTGTGCAAGGATGAAAATGGGACAAGCGTGTATGCGAAACCTGCCCAAATCCTTGAGATAAGAAAAAAAGTAGGATTAGTTTTTCAAAATTTTAACCTTTTTCCTCACATGTCTGTATTGGAAAATATAATAGAAGCGCCGATAAATGTATTTGGCGCTTCTAAAAAAGAGGCTGAGGGCAAGGCACGAGAATTATTAAAAATGCTTGATTTAGAGGATAAAGCAAACTCTTATCCCTTTGAGCTTTCCGGAGGGCAAAAACAAAGAGTGGCTATTGCCCGTGCCTGTGCATTAAACCCAAAAATAATGTGCCTTGACGAACCTACTTCCGCTCTTGATCCGGAGCTTAGAGAAGGCATAGCATTAATTGCCGAAAAACTGGCAGCCGATGGAATGGGTGTTTTAATAATAACTCATGATATGAATTTTGCAAAAAGAGTAGCACACCGCGTAATATTTATGGATGAGGGACGAATTGTTAAAGAAGCTGGAAAAGAAGAGTTCTTTAACAACATTGAAAATGAAAGAATAAAAAGTTTTGTTATGATGGACTAAAGTAGATAATTAGGCACTAAAAAATTCTTGGGCTATTCTTACGGCTTCTTGCGCGTCTTTTCCGTAATAGTCTGCTCCGATATTTCTTGCAAATTCCGGATTAAGAACTGCTCCCCCCACCATTATCCCGCAGTCAAGTTCCTCTGCTCTTATCGCCTTTATTGTTTTAGCCATATTTTGCGCTGTGGTTGTCATCAAAGCACTCAGACCTACAAGTCTTACATTATGTGCTTTGATATGTCTTATAATTTCTTCTTCAGGCACATCTTTTCCAAGATCTATCACATCAAAGCCATAATTTTCAAGAAGTATTTTCACAATATTCTTTCCTATGTCGTGAATATCCCCTCTCACTGTAGCCAGGATGATTTTACCTTTGCTGATACTGGTATTTCCCGCGCCTGTTTTTACAATATAGCTTTTTATAGCCTCAAAAGCGCTTTTTGCAGTCTCTGCAGACTGAATAAGCTGGGGCAAAAATATTTCTCCAGTCTCATATTTTCGGCCGACT
This window contains:
- a CDS encoding amino acid ABC transporter permease, which encodes MLEYILILMPALLSGLEVTLKVFFFTLILSIPLGILVALGRLSKIKPLVLLMELYIWVMRGTPLLLQIVVIFFGLPIIGITFDRFPAAILAFALNYAAYFGEIFRGGIEAIDKGQYDAAKVLGFSPRQTFVRIILPQMIKIVLPSVANEVITLVKDTSLVYVVGLGELLRAGKIASNRDASLVPLIAVGFFYLALTAILTFVFQKLEKRYSYFR
- a CDS encoding amino acid ABC transporter ATP-binding protein — protein: MAVLSVEGLYKSFKGKAVLKDITFQLAQNEILAIIGRSGVGKTTLLGCINNLVRCDRGTIIVDGMYLCKDENGTSVYAKPAQILEIRKKVGLVFQNFNLFPHMSVLENIIEAPINVFGASKKEAEGKARELLKMLDLEDKANSYPFELSGGQKQRVAIARACALNPKIMCLDEPTSALDPELREGIALIAEKLAADGMGVLIITHDMNFAKRVAHRVIFMDEGRIVKEAGKEEFFNNIENERIKSFVMMD